The Rhea pennata isolate bPtePen1 chromosome Z, bPtePen1.pri, whole genome shotgun sequence genome includes a region encoding these proteins:
- the NMRK1 gene encoding nicotinamide riboside kinase 1, producing the protein MKVLVIGLGGVTNGGKTTLAEKLKKILPNCDIICQDDFFKPESEVETDQRGFKLYDVLDALYMDEMVKSIRSWMNSPASSHVLTEESQTTYINPRTEDVYILIVEGFLLYNYEPLNELWDRRYFLTLPYEECKRRRSTRVYQPADTPGYFDGHVWPMYLKYKNELEENASNIVYLDGTKPQEELLSCVYNDIIQELKKQREGNKQVTA; encoded by the exons ATGAAAGTATTGGTTATCGGCCTTGGAGG GGTAACGAATGGGGGGAAAACAACACTGGCAGAGAAGCTTAAGAAAATTCTTCCCAACTGTGATATAATCTGTCAGGATGACTTCTTTAAG ccGGAATCTGAAGTAGAGACAGATCAACGTGGATTTAAGCTGTATGATG TACTTGATGCCCTCTATATGGATGAAATGGTGAAAAGTATTCGCAGTTGGATGAACAGCCCAGCAAGCTCACATGTCTTAACTGAAGAATCACAGACTACATATATCAATCCAAGAACAGAAGACGTTTATATTTTGATTGTGGAAGGCTTTCTTTTGTATAATTACGA GCCGCTTAATGAACTGTGGGATAGAAGATACTTTCTGACCCTTCCTTATGAAGAGtgtaaaaggaggaggag cACCAGAGTCTATCAGCCAGCAGATACACCGGGGTACTTCGATGGACACGTGTGGCCTATgtatctgaaatataaaaatgaattggaagaaaatgcaagtaATATTG tttatttgGATGGAACAAAACCGCAGGAGGAGCTTTTATCCTGTGTGTACAATGATATAATacaggaattaaaaaagcaaagggaaggaa ATAAGCAAGTTACAGCATAG